The Thomasclavelia ramosa DSM 1402 genome includes a region encoding these proteins:
- the ytpR gene encoding YtpR family tRNA-binding protein, producing the protein MIFHGFYNLKHVGDILLARCGEGRTFDYDKYDDLVVLKDSKNRILGFNLLNASNYLGELNTGLVNFSDNQIEKFNELLTTHGLDPVVLDKEPRFIVGEVTAMEEHPDSDHLHICQVDLKNTTTQIVCGAPNVEVGQRVVVATIGAVMPSGLVIKPSKLRKIDSNGMICSARELGLPNAPQIRGILVLDKDKYSIGDSFF; encoded by the coding sequence ATGATATTTCATGGATTTTATAATTTAAAACATGTTGGTGATATTTTATTAGCACGATGTGGAGAAGGTAGGACCTTTGATTATGATAAATATGATGATTTAGTCGTATTGAAAGATAGTAAAAATAGGATACTTGGTTTTAATTTGTTGAATGCTAGTAATTATTTGGGAGAATTAAATACTGGACTAGTTAATTTTTCAGATAATCAAATTGAAAAATTTAATGAACTTTTAACAACTCACGGACTTGATCCGGTTGTCTTAGACAAAGAACCTCGTTTTATTGTTGGTGAGGTAACTGCAATGGAAGAACATCCAGATTCTGACCACTTACATATTTGTCAGGTTGATTTAAAGAATACTACTACACAAATTGTATGTGGTGCCCCTAATGTTGAAGTTGGGCAAAGAGTGGTAGTAGCTACTATTGGCGCAGTTATGCCTAGTGGATTGGTTATTAAACCTTCAAAACTACGTAAAATTGATTCTAACGGGATGATTTGTTCAGCAAGAGAGTTAGGACTGCCTAATGCTCCCCAAATTAGAGGTATATTAGTTTTAGATAAAGATAAATATAGTATTGGAGATTCATTTTTCTAG
- the acpS gene encoding holo-ACP synthase, producing MISGIGCDIVDLNRLNLDNECFVLKLLTKNEFLIFKNKNSLKQKKEFLGGRFAAKEAFFKAHGIEHGMLSFHDIEILNDKNGKPKINYPNTFISIAHENDYAIAYVVVEEG from the coding sequence ATGATAAGTGGTATTGGTTGTGATATTGTTGATCTAAATCGGCTGAATTTAGATAATGAATGTTTTGTTTTAAAACTATTAACAAAAAATGAATTTTTAATTTTTAAAAATAAAAATTCTTTAAAACAAAAAAAAGAATTTTTGGGTGGACGTTTTGCTGCCAAAGAAGCTTTTTTTAAGGCTCATGGGATTGAACATGGCATGCTGTCTTTTCATGATATTGAGATATTAAATGATAAAAACGGCAAGCCAAAAATTAATTATCCTAATACTTTTATTTCAATCGCTCATGAAAATGATTATGCAATTGCATATGTTGTTGTAGAAGAAGGCTAA
- a CDS encoding EAL domain-containing protein: protein MYEDKVKKSLRKIIIFAVIIGIFLASIGAGFFYVIRTAFDRSTDERMIEETDNYKKRLDKQINNNFQMLNTVASIIGNSNLDESADFDSILERAYIENDFLTVAFFYNDEMGTLSTGDHIISSDIHLSSLQPEVQEVVRKALRGKENVSEPFYGDFSEEEVFTFGVPVYRNKQIVGAMIASSVVDVFSEIIDGEKVLNGSAYIHLLDVNGKFLIRSSHAVVKEKKTDIFKEPYLSGDELTKIKKSMKNSEIVRFTFTYEGKEYHSILEPLDVNEWYLFCINSVQNSNSGIYSVAYAVACFFVIIVLLVGYLLIYGYRTMKKNNQQLMDFAYLDRLTGIYNLNRFGELAHQHIEEHSEYAIAALNVRKFKFINEIFGKEQADRLLCYIGRILNDNIKDGELVCRDSADVFYMFLLETEKNILEVRLKEILEKIRTSSNDSNSNYRITMSCGIATATDKQELQVSMTHAMFALEISKNNFKIPLWFFDAALHEQEKMNDYIERHMYEAIENGEFKLYLQPKIDLKTNSLASAEALVRWIRNDGTTIFPSQFIPIFEQNGFCVNLDMYMVEKVCQLLRQWIDEGYQAIPIAINQSKLVLYEIGYVKNLCGILDRYNIPASLITLEILEEIAIENVDDLNKKLTELRDIGFKISMDDFGTGYSSLNTLGKLNIDELKLDRSFLVEIKDTRNQNARLIMEEIVQLSKKLSIFSVIEGVETSEDDLLVKEIGCDYGQGYYYSRPIDSNDFTSKMLNKFNK from the coding sequence ATGTATGAAGATAAAGTTAAGAAAAGTCTTAGAAAAATAATTATTTTTGCAGTCATTATTGGGATATTTTTAGCATCAATTGGAGCTGGATTTTTCTATGTGATAAGAACAGCTTTTGATCGTTCAACTGATGAAAGAATGATTGAAGAAACAGATAATTATAAAAAGAGATTAGATAAACAAATTAATAATAATTTTCAAATGTTAAATACTGTCGCAAGCATTATTGGAAATTCTAATTTGGATGAGTCTGCTGATTTTGATTCCATTTTGGAAAGGGCATATATTGAAAATGATTTCTTGACAGTTGCTTTTTTTTACAATGATGAAATGGGAACACTATCTACAGGTGATCATATTATTTCTAGTGATATTCATTTATCGTCACTACAGCCTGAAGTACAAGAAGTTGTTCGTAAAGCTTTGCGGGGAAAGGAAAATGTTTCAGAACCATTCTATGGTGATTTTTCCGAAGAAGAGGTTTTTACTTTTGGCGTTCCAGTATATCGAAATAAACAAATTGTTGGAGCTATGATTGCTAGTAGTGTTGTTGATGTATTTTCAGAAATTATAGATGGCGAAAAGGTCTTAAATGGGAGTGCTTATATCCATTTATTGGATGTGAATGGGAAATTTTTGATTCGTTCCTCACATGCAGTTGTTAAAGAAAAAAAGACTGATATATTTAAAGAACCGTATTTGTCTGGAGATGAATTAACAAAAATTAAAAAAAGTATGAAAAATTCTGAAATAGTCCGTTTTACATTTACCTATGAAGGAAAAGAGTATCATTCAATTTTAGAACCGCTTGATGTTAATGAATGGTATTTGTTTTGTATTAACTCTGTTCAAAATAGTAATAGTGGAATTTACTCGGTTGCTTATGCAGTAGCTTGTTTCTTTGTCATTATAGTGTTACTAGTAGGTTATCTTTTAATTTATGGTTATCGGACAATGAAAAAGAATAACCAGCAATTAATGGATTTTGCATATTTAGATCGTCTAACAGGAATTTATAATTTAAATCGTTTTGGGGAATTGGCACACCAGCATATTGAAGAACATTCTGAATATGCAATTGCTGCACTAAATGTACGTAAATTTAAATTTATAAATGAGATTTTTGGAAAAGAACAAGCAGATAGGTTACTGTGCTACATTGGAAGAATTTTAAATGATAATATCAAAGATGGTGAACTTGTCTGTCGTGATAGTGCTGATGTTTTTTATATGTTTTTATTAGAGACTGAAAAAAACATTCTTGAAGTTCGTCTTAAAGAAATTTTAGAAAAAATCAGAACGTCATCGAATGATTCTAATAGTAATTATAGAATTACTATGAGTTGTGGTATTGCAACAGCTACAGACAAGCAGGAACTACAAGTGTCAATGACACATGCAATGTTTGCCTTAGAAATATCGAAAAATAATTTTAAAATACCGCTGTGGTTTTTCGATGCGGCTTTACATGAGCAAGAAAAAATGAATGACTATATCGAAAGGCATATGTACGAAGCCATAGAAAACGGTGAGTTTAAATTGTATTTACAGCCAAAAATAGATTTAAAAACTAATTCTCTTGCTAGTGCTGAAGCCTTGGTACGTTGGATAAGAAACGATGGGACTACAATTTTTCCCTCACAATTTATCCCAATTTTTGAACAGAATGGATTTTGTGTTAATTTAGATATGTATATGGTTGAAAAGGTTTGCCAATTGCTTCGCCAATGGATTGACGAAGGATATCAAGCTATTCCGATTGCAATTAATCAATCAAAATTAGTACTTTATGAAATTGGATACGTAAAGAATCTTTGTGGAATATTAGATAGATATAATATTCCAGCATCATTAATTACTTTAGAAATTCTGGAAGAAATTGCAATCGAAAATGTAGATGACTTAAATAAAAAATTAACAGAATTAAGAGATATTGGTTTTAAAATATCTATGGATGACTTTGGAACAGGATATTCTTCATTAAATACTTTAGGAAAATTAAATATTGATGAATTAAAACTGGATCGTAGCTTTTTAGTTGAGATAAAGGATACTAGAAATCAAAATGCACGTTTAATAATGGAGGAAATTGTTCAACTATCTAAGAAACTTTCTATCTTTTCTGTTATTGAAGGAGTAGAAACAAGTGAAGATGATTTATTGGTTAAAGAAATTGGTTGTGATTATGGACAGGGATACTATTATAGTCGTCCTATTGATTCAAATGATTTTACAAGCAAGATGCTAAATAAGTTTAATAAATAA
- a CDS encoding sensor domain-containing diguanylate cyclase encodes MENLLIDNMLENAKIGIWVIELSHNKKNDPKMFGNTHMKLLLGVADSYSPEEVYQFWVERIHPAYVSYVEEAVERLISGNKAEVEYPWKHPENGWMYIRCGGYLNTNFTQCYRLEGYHQDISNLIFRFEPFSFDYQIQDQLLFKEYSRYYMDIYDELCEIDPVTNTMEIVFQRKDKYLSIFSGINFFEFIKKYIYSMDHLIICETYNELSSAKKQKVTIDVRIHNSNDGYSWIRLVFVLAQMNYSPKVLMGIMDIQEQKRNMEFFIDSDAILSTIIEENAYIFDIDIMTQNISAIKGENLSIHDMSYNKFLSLFMQRCSDISELEYLNSFLSFNHLKELVFQKKNAHIDIREKTEHFLYGWYRIHLMVPKALEDRILILIKKIDKDDVFQTVITKYVQKNFESLCYIDCDSGKYLQFVTEGMKELIFNENEFDYKDALDTFIESQVVIEDRKVAQTKMNLDYIFLTLQKDGDYFCNIRILDSCGEFHQKTIHYYIYDEDTKIILMMVADTTEQYLLNQSEKEQIERLKLKANTDELTGLYNRYYCKTHINEYLQEVPQGQQAVFLLIDLDNFKNLNDSLGHLAGDQALVDVANVLKNSFCDDAIISRFGGDEFVVFVKNIQDIKLFNRLISRLLQQLDLYYQSEKDQINIQASIGIALAPIDGRDMNTLYLKADKALYQAKEGGKNRYKYYNN; translated from the coding sequence ATGGAAAATTTATTAATAGATAATATGCTGGAAAATGCTAAAATTGGAATTTGGGTTATTGAATTGTCTCATAATAAAAAGAATGACCCTAAAATGTTTGGTAATACTCATATGAAATTACTGTTAGGAGTAGCGGATTCTTATTCGCCGGAGGAAGTTTATCAATTTTGGGTAGAACGAATACATCCAGCTTATGTTTCTTATGTAGAGGAAGCAGTTGAACGTTTAATAAGTGGGAATAAGGCAGAAGTCGAATATCCTTGGAAACATCCTGAAAATGGCTGGATGTATATACGATGTGGCGGGTATCTCAATACTAATTTTACACAATGTTATCGATTGGAAGGGTATCATCAAGATATTAGTAATTTAATTTTCCGTTTCGAACCATTCTCATTTGATTATCAAATTCAAGATCAACTTTTATTTAAAGAATATTCACGCTATTATATGGATATATACGATGAATTATGTGAAATTGATCCGGTTACGAATACGATGGAGATTGTTTTTCAACGAAAAGATAAATATTTATCCATATTTTCGGGAATTAATTTTTTTGAATTTATAAAAAAATATATTTATTCTATGGATCATCTTATCATTTGTGAAACTTATAATGAATTATCTTCAGCAAAAAAACAAAAAGTGACGATTGATGTTCGTATTCATAATAGTAATGATGGGTATTCATGGATACGGCTTGTTTTTGTACTAGCACAAATGAACTATAGTCCTAAAGTTTTAATGGGAATTATGGACATTCAAGAACAAAAACGAAATATGGAGTTTTTTATTGATAGTGATGCAATACTCTCAACGATTATCGAGGAAAATGCTTATATTTTTGATATAGATATAATGACACAAAACATATCTGCTATTAAAGGTGAAAATTTATCAATTCATGATATGTCTTATAACAAATTTTTATCTTTATTTATGCAGAGATGCAGTGATATTTCTGAATTAGAATATCTTAATAGTTTTTTATCATTTAACCATTTAAAAGAACTTGTTTTTCAAAAAAAGAATGCACATATCGATATCCGTGAAAAAACAGAGCATTTTCTTTATGGCTGGTATCGGATCCATTTAATGGTTCCTAAAGCATTAGAAGACCGTATTTTAATTCTAATTAAAAAAATCGATAAAGACGATGTATTTCAAACGGTAATTACAAAATATGTACAAAAGAATTTTGAATCGCTCTGTTATATTGATTGCGATAGTGGCAAATATTTACAATTTGTTACTGAAGGAATGAAGGAACTAATTTTTAATGAAAATGAATTTGATTATAAAGATGCCTTAGATACATTTATTGAAAGTCAGGTGGTTATAGAAGATCGCAAAGTAGCTCAAACTAAAATGAATCTCGATTATATTTTTTTAACTTTGCAAAAAGATGGCGACTATTTTTGTAATATACGAATTTTGGATAGTTGTGGAGAATTTCACCAAAAAACAATACACTATTATATTTATGATGAAGATACAAAAATCATATTAATGATGGTTGCAGATACCACAGAACAATATTTATTAAATCAAAGTGAAAAAGAGCAAATAGAAAGATTAAAGCTAAAAGCAAATACAGATGAGTTAACTGGACTATATAATCGATATTATTGTAAAACACATATTAATGAATATTTACAAGAAGTACCTCAAGGACAGCAGGCGGTTTTTTTATTAATTGATCTAGATAATTTTAAAAATCTTAACGATTCTTTAGGACATTTAGCTGGTGATCAAGCATTAGTTGATGTAGCAAATGTTTTGAAAAATTCATTTTGTGATGATGCTATTATTTCACGTTTTGGAGGAGATGAATTTGTGGTTTTTGTAAAAAACATTCAAGACATCAAGCTTTTTAATCGTTTAATATCCAGACTTCTTCAACAATTAGATTTGTATTATCAAAGTGAAAAGGATCAGATAAACATCCAAGCTTCTATTGGAATAGCACTAGCACCTATTGATGGTAGAGATATGAATACTTTATATTTAAAAGCAGATAAAGCGTTGTATCAAGCAAAAGAAGGCGGAAAAAATAGATACAAGTATTACAATAATTAG